The Triticum aestivum cultivar Chinese Spring chromosome 7B, IWGSC CS RefSeq v2.1, whole genome shotgun sequence genome window below encodes:
- the LOC123156728 gene encoding protein virilizer homolog — translation MGRPEPVVLFAQTILHSQLDEYVDEVLFSEPVVITACEFLEQNAAPSTPNISLVGATSPPSFALEVFVHCDGESRFRRLCLPFLYSHSSSNVLEVEAIVTNHLVLRGTYRSLTLVIYGNTAEDLGQFNIELGLDHSLANVVSSPSEGKFEDLPPALRSSKFKFEESLSSIKPLSFQSTDLDLSLEVKRILYLALKMHQIPNVENLIPDLGSAVISAVSKYVTNSNCMSHSWNQDLADGFSKSNLDPQESNNVHTEASNELFEIWKNVHFVAATRFGDDDGFAIELEELPMTKTIFELFNNSFPYYRNCSLLDLQCPSQNNWLVMSLSLVLLICSSKESCFYFVDAGGMEQIINLLCWKTPKSTATTLLLLGIVENATRHGVGCEAFLGWWPRSDRNSIPTGSSDGYCSLLKLLLEKERHDIASRATYVLQRLRFYEILSRYESAVIKVVSNLPSDELSADRVSFLIFASNELAEMSKLIKICGPIEDPSPEAIARRISKSSHLEDSLSFEATIGLITNSKYSFLQFDTDSCLLSLIQERGFFPLSAALLSSPVMHLASGPAAEILMEITSSIESILLSLLFCRSGLSFLLSQPEATELIVLSLQDGKDMNKTECITLRHAFVLLSKGFFCRPQEVGMITELHLKVGSAANRLLAVPPNSDELLWVLWELCAISRSDSGRQALLALGYFPEAISVLLSSISSYKDLDSTMIKNGGSPLGLAIFHSAAEILEVLVADSTASSLKSWIGFAVDLHKALHSSSPGSNRKDAPTRLLEWIDAGVIYQRNGAVGLLRYSAILASGEDAHFSSGNVLVSDSMDVENVVADSNNTSDGQVIDNLLGKLVTNKYFDGVALCSTSVVQLTTAFRILAFISEDKAVASSLFEEGAITVIYIVLMNCKSMLERLSNSYDYLVDEGAELSSTTELLLDRTHEQALVDLMTPSLVLLINLLQILHGTKDQYRNKKLLTALLRLHREVSPRLAACAADLSFMFPSFAVSFGVVCQLITSALACWPLYNWTPGLFHCLLENVEPTNASVPLGPKDACSLLCLLGDLFPDEGIWMWNVEVPSLSAIRSLSTATILGPQVEKQVNWHLRPEHVSVLLVRLMPQLDRLARVIDNFATSALMVIQDMLRIFIVRVASEKIECAVVLLRPIFIWLNDKVDGTSLSEGEVFKVHQLLKFIAKLSEHPNGKVLLWKMGIARVLNKLLKNCSNASYLEDKTMSERGAYRSDQLMLKWRIPLFRCLASIFSAQPSGKEQTAIEESSENASVEECSSIMHHLLLLCQVLPVGREMFACSMAFKEVASSYICRSAVPLIFSQLQTLSQDDEEKTESDTYHDPPNMDNWRCFTPLLKCFKRLLKCVDANNPTDYCVETVYSFILGAIALSQYGDSLEGPIILRCLFGHPFERSLALKSSGDSLDESTVLVKTFEEKISQGYDHLSNSVGKSLLNQVQSSITLLCSILENAGLLEDSVQMVLEGTYLPFGVVRSVVMTSRLMPSLASVSANHESVLFFSNAWKIIADSEEPVEGEFSKRLVWELPDSSLDRQLIAGQSASRKLALGEAASRRIKDNQAPEPTGQFGRSLNTTSVSTGHARRDTFRHRKPNTSRPPSMHVDDYVARERNIDGASSASNIVNSTPRGTLSGRPPSIHVDEFMARQRERQNPVPAPSGDAPQVKSQTSLDDNVRAKTEKPQQPKADLDDDQEIDIVFDEELESDDKLPFPQPDDNLQPPVIIGENSPGPVVEETEDQQNEKSPFSRRDIPVSKNNESLGAHISSRTAMLPEANVPLERKGSVSSPASEKSAFSDHADEPAYFSSHNKRPAEAPLQQLRPNTYQKRSAHKLSESSLSSGSHGHDHRFSRNQPPLPPMPLPTSSMPTRSPESSQRRSSSYNARDSARDGPPAYPSNYPVQPFEASMPTAFVGLQAQTEHALASNGTLSSNAPNADVNFLWNNFPVNRVPMEHFNSGSSARPMAPLAQPYSTQHSAMSSGSPASHLYNQGTSVVQPKPSSSLMNDANLGINSASGSAILSNLLPSFASQFLMSRPPMSSPFFGTSLQHVQLSSGLPQSGSNPQSSVSSMQARPPPPPPLPQQPHPSQTQQHLASLQWQQHQEQPQSYAQNSIQSQMTLQFQNQVPVPQMQFYPSQQDLAAQTLRQAGEQSQVASQTAQADGSSQQQKEPEIDLSHFFSSQEAIQSLLSDRAKLCQLLEANPKLMQMLQDRIGGSK, via the exons ATGGGACGCCCGGAGCCGGTCGTGCtgttcgcgcagacgatcctccaCTCTCAGCTGGACGAGTACGTCGACGAG GTGCTATTTTCTGAACCTGTTGTGATTACTGCCTGTGAGTTTCTTGAGCAAAATGCTGCTCCTTCTACACcaaacatatctcttgttgg TGCAACATCCCCACCATCATTTGCTTTGGAAGTCTTCGTTCACTGCGATGGGGAGTCTCGATTTAGGCGCCTTTGCCTGCCTTTCTTGTATTCACACTCCTCGTCCAATGTGCTTGAAGTTGAG GCTATTGTAACAAATCATCTAGTGCTGCGGGGAACTTATCGCAGTCTCACTCTTGTAATTTATGGGAATACTGCCGAAGACCTTGGTCAATTCAACATAGAACTAGGCCTGGATCATTCTCTTGCCAATGTGGTCAGCTCTCCGTCAGAGGGAAAATTTGAAGACCTTCCACCGGCACTACGTtcatccaaattcaaatttgaagagTCATTATCTTCAATCAAACCATTGAGTTTTCAGTCCACAGATTTGGACTTGTCACTTGAAGTGAAGAGAATACTATATTTAGCTCTCAAAATGCACCAAATACCCAATGTGGAGAATCTGATCCCTGACCTAGGAAGTGCAGTTATCTCAGCTGTTTCAAAATATGTAACTAATTCAAACTGCATGTCACATAGTTGGAATCAAGACTTGGCAGATGGCTTCAGCAAGAGTAATCTTGATCCTCAGGAAAGTAATAATGTTCACACTGAAGCTAGCAATGAGCTGTTTGAAATTTGGAAAAATGTCCATTTTGTCGCTGCTACTcgttttggtgatgatgatggctttgcCATCGAATTGGAGGAGTTGCCTATGACTAAAACGATATTTGAGTTGTTCAACAATAGTTTCCCATATTATAGAAACTGTTCATTACTTGATCTACAATGCCCTTCTCAG AATAACTGGTTGGTGATGTCCTTGAGTTTGGTTCTCCTAATATGCTCGTCAAAAGAGAGTTGCTTTTATTTTGTTGATGCTGGTGGGATGGAGCAAATCATTAATCTGCTTTGTTGGAAGACACCCAAATCTACAGCTACTACATTGCTTCTCTTAGGTATTGTTGAGAATGCCACTCGGCATGGTGTTGGATGTGAAGCTTTCTTGGGATGGTGGCCACGAAGTGATCGGAACAGTATACCCACCGGCAGCAGTGATGGCTACTGTTCTTTGTTGAAGCTTCTACTGGAAAAAGAAAGACATGATATCGCCTCTCGTGCTACATATGTTCTTCAACGTTTGCGTTTTTATGAGATACTATCTAGATACGAG TCTGCCGTGATCAAGGTGGTTTCCAATCTGCCTTCTGATGAACTTTCCGCGGACAgagtttcttttcttatttttgcaAGTAACGAGCTTGCCGAAATGTCG AAATTGATAAAGATATGTGGCCCTATTGAAGATCCTTCGCCAGAGGCTATTGCTAGAAGAATATCCAAGTCTAGTCATTTGGAAGATTCACTTTCATTCGAAGCAACAATTGGTCTTATAACTAATTCCAAGTACAGTTTCTTGCAATTTGACACCGATTCATGTTTGTTATCTCTTATCCAG GAAAGAGGTTTTTTCCCTCTGTCAGCAGCCTTATTATCATCACCTGTAATGCATTTGGCAAGTGGGCCTGCTGCTGAAATATTGATGGAGATCACATCGTCAATTGAATCCATTCTCCTCTCCCTTCTTTTTTGTCGCTCAG GGTTATCTTTTTTGCTCAGTCAACCTGAAGCAACTGAGCTTATAGTTCTTTCTCTTCAAGATGGTAAAGATATGAATAAAACAGAATGCATAACTCTTAGGCATGCCTTCGTTCTTCTGTCAAAAGGATTCTTCTGCCGCCCCCAGGAAGTTGGAATGATCACAGAGCTACATCTTAAAGTG GGAAGTGCTGCCAATAGGCTACTTGCAGTTCCTCCAAATTCTGATGAGCTTTTATGGGTTCTTTGGGAACTTTGTGCCATTTCGAG GTCCGATTCTGGTCGCCAAGCATTATTAGCTCTTGGCTACTTTCCTGAG GCAATATCAGTTCTGTTGAGTTCCATCTCTTCATACAAGGATCTCGATTCAACCATGATTAAAAATG GAGGTTCTCCATTGGGTCTTGCTATCTTCCATTCAGCAGCGGAGATTCTTGAAGTCTTGGTTGCAGATTCAACTGCTTCATCCCTCAAGTCATGGATTGGATTTGCTGTTGATCTGCACAAGGCGTTGCATTCGTCTTCTCCAGGTTCAAACAGGAAAGATGCTCCAACAAGGTTGCTTGAATGGATTGATGCTGGTGTTATATATCAGAGAAATGGTGCTGTTGGGCTTCTTCGTTATTCTGCTATTCTAGCTTCTGGTGAAGATGCCCATTTTTCTTCTGGAAACGTGCTTGTGTCAGATTCAATGGATGTCGAGAATGTAGTTGCAGATTCAAATAATACTTCAGATGGTCAAGTCATTGATAATCTTCTTGGGAAGCTTGTTACAAACAAGTACTTTGATGGAGTTGCTTTGTGCAGCACTtctgtggttcaattgacaacagCCTTCCGCATTTTAGCATTTATTTCAGAAGATAAG GCTGTGGCTTCTTCCCTGTTTGAAGAAGGTGCGATTACTGTTATATACATAGTCCTGATGAACTGCAAGTCTATGCTTGAACGCTTGTCGAATAGCTACG ATTACCTTGTTGATGAAGGTGCTGAACTAAGTTCCACCACAGAATTGCTTTTAGACCGAACTCATGAACAAGCCCTTGTGGATCTCATGACTCCCTCACTTGTGTTGCTGATAAACCTCCTTCAGATATTACAT GGAACAAAGGATCAATACCGCAACAAAAAACTTCTTACTGCTCTTCTGCGGCTACACCGAGAAGTCAG CCCAAGACTAGCAGCTTGTGCGGCCGATCTGTCTTTCATGTTTCCTAGTTTTGCTGTAAGCTTTGGTGTGGTTTGCCAGCTTATTACCTCAGCACTTGCTTGCTGGCCATTGTATAATTGGACACCTGGCCTATTTCATTGCCTTCTTGAAAATGTTGAGCCTACTAATGCATCAGTACCATTAGGTCCAAAAGATGCCTGCAGCCTTCTTTGTCTCTTG GGTGATCTTTTCCCAGATGAAGGCATATGGATGTGGAATGTCGAAGTTCCTTCTCTGAGTGCTATTAGATCTTTGAGTACTGCAACAATTCTAGGACCTCAAGTTGAGAAACAAGTGAACTGGCACCTGCGCCCTGAACATGTGTCTGTATTACTTGTAAGATTGATGCCACAACTTGATAGACTTGCACGTGTCATTGACAACTTTGCTACTTCG GCCTTGATGGTGATACAAGACATGCTCCGGATCTTCATTGTTCGTGTTGCCTCTGAAAAGATTGAGTGCGCGGTGGTTCTTCTGCGACCAATTTTTATTTGGTTGAATGACAAGGTTGATGGAACGTCCCTGTCAGAGGGAGAGGTCTTTAAG GTGCATCAGTTACTTAAGTTCATTGCAAAATTGTCAGAACATCCAAATGGCAAG GTATTGCTATGGAAAATGGGAATTGCGCGGGTTCTTAATAAGTTACTAAAGAACTGCAGCAACGCATCTTACTTGGAAGATAAGACGATGTCTGAAAGAGGAGCCTACAGAAGTGACCAACTTATGCTCAAATGGAGGATTCCCTTGTTCAGATGTCTCGCATCTATCTTCAGTGCCCAGCCATCTGGCAAAGAGCAGACTGCTATTGAAGA GTCCTCAGAGAATGCTAGCGTTGAGGAGTGCTCTTCTATCATGCATCACCTCTTGCTCTTATGCCAG GTTTTACCAGTTGGACGAGAAATGTTTGCTTGTTCCATGGCATTCAAGGAAGTGGCTTCTTCCTATATCTGTAGAAGTGCAGTGCCTTTGATATTTTCACAACTCCAAACTCTTAGCCAAGATGATGAGGAGAAAACTGAGAGTGACACTTATCATGACCCACCAAATATGGATAACTGGCGCTGCTTTACCCCTTTATTGAAGTGCTTCAAGCGACTCCTGAAATGTGTTGACGCTAATAATCCAACAGATTATTGTGTAGAAACAGTTTATTCTTTTATACTTGGTGCTATTGCCCTTAGCCAGTATGGTGACAG TCTTGAGGGTCCCATCATATTGAGGTGTCTATTTGGGCACCCCTTTGAACGTAGTCTTGCATTGAAATCCTCTGGTGATAGTTTGGATGAGAGTACAGTTTTAGTGAAGACTTTCGAGGAGAAAATATCCCAGGGCTATGATCATTTGTCAAATTCTGTTGGAAAGAGTCTTCTAAATCAG GTTCAGAGTTCCATCACATTACTGTGCTCTATTCTTGAGAATGCTGGCCTATTAGAAGATTCAGTGCAGATGGTTCTTGAAGGCACTTACTTGCCATTTGGAGTGGTTCGTTCTGTTGTCATGACATCTCGTCTAATGCCATCCCTAGCCAGTGTGTCTGCGAATCACGAATCTGTTCTCTTCTTTTCAAATGCTTGGAAGATTATTGCTGATTCAGAAGAACCGGTTGAGGGTGAATTTTCGAAGAGGTTGGTGTGGGAGTTGCCCGATTCTTCTCTCGACAGACAGCTAATTGCTGGTCAATCTGCTAGCAGAAAACTGGCATTGGGAGAGGCTGCAAGTAGACGTATAAAAGACAATCAAGCACCTGAACCTACTGGACAGTTTGGTCGAAGTTTAAATACAACTAGCGTCTCTACAGGTCATGCACGCAGAGACACTTTCCGTCATCGGAAACCAAACACAAGTAGACCACCTTCAATGCATGTAGATGATTATGTTGCAAGAGAGAGGAACATAGATGGTGCAAGCAGTGCATCAAATATTGTAAATTCTACTCCGCGCGGAACACTTAGTGGAAGACCTCCATCTATTCATGTAGATGAATTTATGGCAAGGCAGAGGGAGCGTCAAAATCCTGTGCCAGCCCCATCTGGGGATGCACCCCAAGTAAAGAGTCAGACAAGTTTGGATGACAATGTCCGTGCTAAGACGGAGAAACCGCAACAACCCAAGGCGGATCTTGATGACGATCAAGAAATTGATATAGTCTTTGACGAGGAATTGGAGTCAGATGACAAACTACCTTTTCCTCAACCGGATGATAATCTACAACCGCCTGTCATTATTGGGGAAAATTCTCCAGGTCCAGTTGTTGAGGAGACAGAGGATCAGCAGAATGAAAAAAGTCCCTTTTCTCGGAGGGACATACCTGTCTCAAAGAACAATGAGAGTCTTGGTGCTCACATATCTTCTCGGACAGCTATGCTTCCAGAAGCTAATGTTCCTTTGGAGCGAAAAGGTTCAGTTTCTAGCCCAGCCTCAGAGAAGAGTGCATTCAGTGATCATGCTGATGAACCTGCATACTTTTCCTCTCATAACAAGCGTCCGGCAGAAGCACCTCTGCAACAATTGCGTCCTAATACTTATCAGAAGAGAAGTGCACATAAGTTGTCTGAGAGTTCTCTGTCATCTGGATCTCATGGACACGATCATAGGTTTTCCAGAAACCAACCACCTCTGCCACCAATGCCACTGCCAACTTCTTCCATGCCTACACGAAGTCCTGAGTCAAGTCAAAGGAGGTCATCATCTTACAATGCAAGGGACAGCGCTAGGGATGGACCACCAGCTTACCCATCTAATTATCCTGTACAACCTTTTGAGGCTAGTATGCCTACCGCTTTTGTAGGGCTTCAG GCTCAAACTGAACATGCCCTAGCAAGCAACGGTACTTTATCATCGAATGCTCCTAATGCAGACGTCAATTTCTTGTGGAACAATTTTCCAGTAAATAGGGTCCCTATGGAGCACTTCAACTCTGGTTCATCTGCCCGACCAATGGCACCCCTTGCTCAACCTTATTCAACCCAACATTCTGCAATGAGCTCTGGCTCTCCTGCATCTCATCTGTATAATCAAGGCACTAGTGTTGTCCAGCCTAAACCGTCTTCATCTCTTATGAACGATGCAAATTTAGGCATAAATTCTGCATCTGGCAGCGCAATTCTGTCCAATTTGTTGCCATCATTTGCATCACAATTTCTAATGAGCAGGCCTCCAATGTCTAGTCCATTCTTCGGAACATCTCTTCAACATGTTCAACTCTCATCTGGCCTTCCACAGAGTGGGTCCAATCCCCAGTCTTCTGTTTCTTCAATGCAAGCAcggccacctccaccaccaccactacctcAGCAGCCTCATCCATCCCAGACCCAGCAACATCTTGCTTCTCTTCAATGGCAGCAACACCAGGAGCAGCCTCAGTCATATGCGCAAAATAGCATCCAGTCGCAGATGACTTTGCAGTTTCAGAACCAAGTTCCTGTTCCTCAGATGCAGTTTTACCCGAGTCAGCAGGACCTTGCGGCGCAAACGCTGAGACAAGCAGGTGAACAATCGCAAGTTGCTAGCCAGACTGCACAAGCGGATGGTTCATCTCAACAGCAGAAAGAACCGGAGATCGATCTGAGCCACTTCTTCTCGTCTCAAGAAGCAATCCAG AGCCTTCTAAGCGATCGTGCGAAGCTTTGCCAACTTCTGGAGGCGAACCCCAAACTGATGCAGATGCTTCAG GATCGCATTGGCGGCAGCAAATAG